GAAGTAAAACACAGACTTGCTTTCTTGCCGGATGCACCAGTCTTCTATCCAGAACTGACTATCTGGGAACATTTACACTTCATATCCCATGCCTTTTGTGACACGCAGGATATTGAAAATCGAGCAGCATCGATATTGCGGACATTAGGGATATTCAACGCGCGAAACCTGTTGCCGCATGCCCTTTCCCGTGGGATGCAGTTGAAAGCAGCACTCTCGTTGATTTTGATACGTCCGTTTAATGTTTTTTTCCTTGACGAACCAACTTCTTCTCTCGACCCCGTTGGCGTAAAAATCCTCGAGAAAATCCTTGATGTTTGTCGATGTGGTGGAGCATCGATTCTTATGACAACACACGACATCTCATTGGCAGAACGTTTGTCGAATGAGATCTGGCATATGGTTGAGGGGAGGCTTCAGTTCAATGCAGAAAGCAATATGGACAGCACGTCTCTCACAACTAAAAGCTCGGTGGAGGTGGGTGATATCGATTATCGGTATCGACCCATCAAAGCATAACGCCCTTGATATCCTCTACCTGATCTACGCTTTTATCTTCCTGTGTATATGGGGATTAGCGGTATTGGCTCTCCTGGCCAATCAGGTGGAAGTGCTCTATACAGTATTTCATTTTGAACCAAGGGTTTCCTCTGCGGTCCTTATTGGAAGCTTCTTGATTTTGTGGACGCTACAACAACTCTTCAAGGTGTCACAGAGTAGCCCAATCGTTTTCTCATCGCAGGATGCTCAATTAATTTGTCAGACTCCTGTAAAACGAAGAGCTGTGGGATTGATATGGCTATTAACAGAATGGCCAATTGAGCTCTTTGTTGTGGCAATAGTCTCCATTGTTCTTTCTTTCACCTTGGTTGATATGGGCGTTGGCACAGCGTGGGCGAGTGTCCCTTTTTGGCCGTATGTTGTCATTGTTGCCAGGTTACTGCCGGTAGTATTCCTTTTACACTTTGGCGCGCTCAGTTTTATCTGGGGTATAGGAATCATTCGCTTAAGTATGAGGAATGGGAAGAGATTCTTGTTATTACTTTCTCTCATCCTGGTAATGGGTTTCTGTATACAACTTTTAGTTCAATCGGATAATCTCTTTGACGGTAATGCAACTAATGCCTTTCCACTTGGTCCTGTAGTCAATCTTCTTCTTAAGGCCATAACAGGAGTTGAATGGATCAAGCAGATTGGATTCGCAATGATTGTTGCTATGTGCGGTTTGATGTTCTTCACAGGTGTAGTCCCATTATTGAACATGAGTGTGGCTGCACAAGAAACAGCGACTCTGCAAATCCGGAAAACGATCGAGCGGCTAGGAAATTCCACTTATTCGAAACTGATACACATTCAGCAATTACAACCTGCGCGCTACAATCGTGTGGCGCTATCAATAACGCCCATGGGTTGGCTGGTGTTGGTATGGAAATCGGTTATACAAAATATTAGAGGAATGCAACTTGGCCAATTGTATTCGTGGCTTGCTATTGCGATCGTTTCTTCAGTCGTCTTCTTTTACCCCCACTCGAACATTAACGTTTGGGCAATTTTGTTCCTGATCGCTTTACTCGGAGAGAAAGGAGCCGCGAGTCTGCGTGATGAACTTGCCTATTGGTGGATTACCCGTCTGCTTCCTTTTCGGGCTTCTTATTACCTTCTTGGCAACGTTCTCCTCACGCTGTCAGTGGAGATCTTAATCGTGTTGTTTTTCCTTTGTGGTGCTGTTTTAGCAAATGGATTTGCCTCGCAAGTTTATGCCGCTGCTTTACCAGCGATGATAATCGCAGTGGTTTTCTGCGCAATATGGGATTTATTACGCAGGTCGAATGCCGAAAGTATTCTTTATCACAATATTCCTGATCCAGGTGTAGTTTTCTTGGTCGTGGGAGCAGGAGCTGTCTTTTCCCTCTTCGGGACTGTTTGGATATTGTCTGAATTACGGGCATCTTATTTCATTCAAGCAGTTTGGGCGTTTTTCATCTCTGTGTTGTACGCCTATATTGCTTGGAGACTTAGTGCAAGAGCACTTCAGCGCACAATAATGAGCGCATAAAGAGGAAAAACTATATCCTGTAGGGTGGAAAAACCTCATCCGTGGATATCATGCAGCACACCGATAGTAATCATGGATTATTCCACCGAGTACTTCTCGTCTAACGATAGTTCCTTCCTTGTTTAATCTATCAATAGATTCCTGTCGTACCGACCGGACCCAGCGTTCGGCATAGCCGTTGGCCTGTGGTGTACGAAATGGAGTGCGGACTATCTCTATTCCAACGGAACGAAACACGTTGTCGAACGACCGTGTGAACTTCGTGTCCCGGTCGTGGATAAGAAATCGAAAGGTCCGTTTCATTTCACCCAGCTTCCAGACAAGTTGACGTGCTTGCTGGGTCGTCCAGAATCCATTGGGATTCGTTGTGATTCCAGCGAAATGCACTCTCCGCGAACCTATTTCAATGAAGAAGAGCACGTAAAGCCTCTTCAGAGTGATCGTCTCCACGGTGAAAAAGTCGCAGGCCAATATCTGTTCTTTGTAGTGCTTCAAGAAGGTGCACCAGGAGCTGCGGCTGCGTCGTGTTGACGGTGGGATACCATTGCGCTTGAGCATATTCCATACCGTCTTTTTGTCGAGATCAAAACCCAGCTTGACGAGTTCACCGTGGATTCGTTTGTTACCCCAGCGAGGGTTTTCTTGCGCCATGCGTAGGATGAGGGCTTCAAGTTCAGGGTCAATCCGGGGGCGACCGCCTCGTTTTCAGTGTTGGAAGGTCCACTTGCGTTTGACCAACTCGCGGTCGAAGAGTCTCCGGCACGAACAGGAAGAAGCAGCGGTGAAGGCAGTTGCGGAACCCGGCTGCAGTCTGTTTCATCTGGAAGGAGAGAGCAGGAAGGATGAGCTTCTCAGGTTTTGAAATCCGGGGTGATGATGGAGCCTTGCGTTGAAGAATGCGGACTTGCTGCCGTAACATGACGATTTCAAGATCTTTCTCGTTTTGGGCTACTTTCAATGTGGCAAGGATGTCGAGCAATATTGTTATGAAGCACCAGAGTAGCCAGTAGATCAAAGTGACCTCGCTTGAAATCAGTCGGTATTGAATAAACAAGACGAAGAGGATACCAAATTGAGGTGAGGTTGCAACGGAAATTCGTACGGATATAGTTTTTCATCCCTACAGGTTGTGACGGAAAGAGTATTTCTCCACCAAGATTTTCCCCACTACAGGTAATAATATAGGAAGGATGGATATCCGCATATATAAAACGGATGCTAATTTTCGGCTAGCACAACCGTAATTAAGAGGAAGGACACAATATGACCGCTGGCTAGGCCGAGGGCCTTTATAAAAATGTCGATGAACAGGCGCTGAGGATGAATCGGATCGGGGGACAGTTAACGAGTTTTCCTTACGGCTGAGTGTTCAAGTGAAGGATAAACATGACGGGAGCATCCGGACTGGGAATGTATTCATACCCATCAATGGCTGGAAGGGTCACTTCATTCTCGCTCCATTCGCTGCCCCCGAGCGGCAGGGTGATATCGTCACAAGACACGTAATATTCCCCAAGATTATTGGTTTGATAGGTGAAGTCAAGCAGGAAGTTCCCTTGATCATCCGTGAGTAGACTGCCTCTCAAGTCTCTTACATTGAATGTCTCATCAATGTCGATGGGGCAGTCCTCCACCTCTTCTACGTCGGATACGAGGACAGAACCCGTGCCACCAACGATATCCGTGTAAGGAGGATCCTGCCTGTTGACATGAAAGGGAACGTTGATAGTTGCTGAATAGTCCGCATCATCTGGATGATAAATGGCATATATGAAAATGAAATCAATACTCCCTTGGATATCCGCACCCGAGGGTTCTGGGGAGGCTTGTGCCAGAGACTCCCCACCCAGCGAGGTTTCAGTTGGCGTTATTTCCACGGCTGGTAGGGAGACTGGTGTAATTGAGGACTGGGCGCAGCCGCCGGTGAGTAGTACACCCAGTACGAGGAGAATATCCCAAAACGCCCATTTGAACTTCATTGCTGGACTCCTTCACGTTCTAATTTCTATGAACTAATACACTTTCTAGCTCCATGAGTGCCCAGTCATGATTATAGTACCGTTTTCCGGGAAGGAATCTCTTCCATCCTGATGAGCGATAATTTGAATTCCTTGTAAAACCTAGCGTGTTCCGCACGGGTGTTGGTCCGATATCGAAACCCAGCATGACGAACTCGCCATGGATCGGCTTGTAGCCCTAGCGAGGATTCTCTTGGGCAATATGCAGGAAATAATAATGAGTGTGGTTACGCGGGAATTAGAACAGATCTAGTTATTCCATCCTGCAGCATTTTCGGCCAGCATAAGTTTTTACCCCTTACATTGTGTTATTGGGCATGTAGAACGGGATACACATCTTCAGCCAGAAAAGTGCTTGAAAGTAACATCATCCTTCTATCTTCACGACAAATTCTTCGTCCCGCCGCAGATCGTCGGCCAGCGCCTGGAAAGAAAACCATATTTCGGATCCGGCTTTGTATTCCGTAGTGGGCAGATCAGCAACGTGCATGCCCAGGCCTGTGTCGCCGGTGTGGATTTCATGGGTGGTTTGCCGATGGTCGTCGCTCCACACGATAACGGCCGGATCCGACAACTCCAGCCGCAGTATTTGCCCGAGGGGAATGGTGCGGCACTTGTGATTGAAGCGCCAAATCGCGTATGGCGATCCGGTTTTTCCCGCAGCGTACCGCTTGACCGTTTGCGGCGGCCTATCAAACACCGCACCATCGGCAATCGAACGGCACAACTTCACATATTCGGCGTGCGCCCAAACCAGCGGCATGGCCGAACCGGCTGGACAACCAAAGTACAACTCCTTTTCCGGAATGTCGGCGGCATCCCAAACCTGTTCCGGTAAAAGACCCCCCTCGTTGGCGAAAGCCGTCATGGCGGCCAGCATTTTCCGGGCTCGCCGCCTGTTTCCGGCCGCCAATTCATAATGGCCACGCTCGCCGGTCAGCAAGGGCCAGGCGCGACCGATCCCAGTTCCATCAAAAGGAGCGCCATTTTCGTGTTCACCGTATCCGTCATCGTTGTAACGGTGCCAGGCGGTGCCGTTTGGCGTTTCTGTTTTAAGGAGTGCATCAATCACTTTGATCGTGTCGACGATGCGCGGATCTTTGGCGGACCGCAGCCCAAAACGTACCAGGGCCAGCGCGTCTGGGCTGATGATGTGTTTGGCCGGCTCCAGGCTTTGTCCCGGCGGCTGATTCTTGATGGGCACAAATCCATCCTTGGGCGAGGCGGCGTCGGCCGTTTCTGGCGGTGCGATGCGCACGTAATATCCATCCACCCCGACTTTGCCGGCCAGATCGGTCCCGGTAACGTACGTCCAGCGTTCGATGTTGGCGTTCCAGGTGTCTGCTGTTTGGCGCATGTAAACGGCAGCATCGTCTTCCCCCATCGCTTCCGCCATTTCGGCAGCGGTCAGCAGCCCGGCGATCTCCACGGCCAGGGTGAAGGGGGAGTAGCCGGGGTCCTCTTCCCAGCGGTCTTGCTGGCTAACCGGGCCATTTTGCAGCACAAATTGAGCGGCGCGGCGTACCATGGGCCAGTAACGCTCTCGGTCGGCGCTTGTCAACGCCCCCTGACGAAAGGCCAAATCGACAAGGAGGATGGGGAAAGCGGTTTCATCCATTTGCAGCCCGCTCCAGTAAGGCGATCCGTCCAGCCACATATTTTGCGGCCAGTGATTGTCGGCTTCCTGGGTGATCTGTAAATATTCGAGGACGCGGCGGGCGTCGTCCAGTGCCCCGGCGGCCAACAATCCCCCGGCCGTTTCGACCAGGTCGCGGGGCCAGACCAGGTGGTAGCCGCCCAAATCGTCGTCGCCTTTGGCAAAACCCCAGGGGATGGAGAGGCTGGCGATGAATCCGCCGGGAAAGCGTTTGCTGGCGTGGGTGCGCATCACCGCCGTACTGATGCGATAGAGACCGTCTTTACCAGCGGCAGTTTCGCCAACTGCGGGCAGGCTGTCCTGCCACGTCTGCCACTCGGCAACCGCCATCTGTCGTGAAGCGCTAAAGCCATCCAGCAGTGCAGCGCGGGCACGGTGTCCTGCTTCTTCGACGCTGAGGCCAAAGCCCAGCGCCAAATCGAACCAGCCGTTTCCCGCTGCCAGATCGATTTCGCCGGTAAGCGCCACATTGCCATTTTCCGCCAGATCATAAGCCCAGGTCATGATCTTGTGTTTACTCAAATCCTGCCAGCCATCCGATACGCCGACAAAACCGGCCGAACGCTGGAGCCAGGGAACGTCAACCGCCAGCGCAAGCGCCAGGTCATCCCGTCGGGCAAATAACATGGGGACGCCTTTGTAGTCGCCGACCCAGGCAGTGTTTTCCGCGCCTCGGTTGCCCAGGTGCGGAGCCAATAATGCGTGGAGGTGGTAGTCTGCGAGATCGCCCACGGTGGGGATGAACTGGGTATGCTGCAAGACTACATTGCGCTTCGGGTCGGCCAGGATCTCTTTGGTGATGGTGTAGCGGCCGTCCAGGCAGGTATTGGTGAGTTTGTATGCGGGCACGGCCGGAGCAAGGAAGGCAATCTCGTGGCTGCAGTGGCGCTTTTCTTCAGAGAAAAAGGCGTCGCCGTCGGTAACGATCAACCCCATGTCGCGCACACAGGCGTAATCCAGGCGCGGGTAATATATTTCGTTGAAGATGCCGTGGCTGAGGGTAAACCATACGCGGCTGGGTGGATTGAAAGAGGTGCCGACGCCGCTTTTGGCGCTGGAAGTCCAGCGCGGAGGAATGCCCGGACGGCCGGGTGCTTTGTTTTCGTTCGATTCCGTCATCAATAATATCTTCCCTCGTTTATGATTCGGCCTGGTGGAGTCGACCTGAAAAAGTCCAGGGATGCCTGATACCCCCGGCGCCAATTCGTTTTCGATGTCCTATCCCGTTACGCCTGCCATTTCCAGTTGCGTATCTCCGGCATATCTTCCAGGTTTTCGCGGATGTAGTATTTATGCTGGGTCAACTTTTCCTCGAAGCCGGCGATCACCTGGTTCGCTTTGTCCTCCAGCCGCGTCGTCCGCCGCAGCGCTTCGATCGCCAGGTGAAAGCGGCTGAGCTGGTTGCGCACCACCATGTCGAAGGGGGTCGTGGTAGTCCCCTCTTCCATGTAGCCGCGCACGTGGAAACGAGCTGGCTGGGGACGGCCGTGTACCAAATCGTGGATCATGCGCGGGTAACCGTGATAGGCAAAGATCACCGGCTCGTCCTCGGTAAACAGATCCAAAAACGCTTCAGGACCCATGCCGTGCGGATGGTAGGCGGGCGGCGAAAGACTCATCACGTCCACAATGTTGACCAGGCGCACCTTCAATTCCGGGGCGTGTTTTCGCAGCAGCCAGGCCGCCGCCACCGTCTCCAACGTAGGCACGTCGCCGGCACACGCCAATATGACGTCCGGCCCCTGGCCCTCCTCGTTCCCGGCCCACGCCCAAATGCCGGCCCCCTGTGCGCAGTGATGCCTGGCCGTCTCCATATCCAACCATTGCAGATCGGGCTGCTTGCCGGCCACGATCACGTTGACGTAATTGCGGCTGCGGAGACAATGGTCCATTACGGAAAGCAGGCTGTTGGCATCTGGAGGTAGATAGATGCGCACGACCGCGCCCTTCTTGTTGATCACGGTATCGAGGAATCCCGGTCCCTGATGGCTGTACCCATTGTGATCCTGCCGCCAGGTGTGCGAGGTCAACAAGTAATTCAGCGAGGCGATGGGATGCCGCCAGTCCAATTCCCGGGTCGTTTTGAGCCATTTGGCGTGCTGGTTGAACATCGAATCCACGATCGTCGTGAACGCTTCGTAGCAGGGGAATAAGCCATGACGGCCGGTAAGCAGGTAGCCCTCGAGCCATCCCTGGCAGAGATGTTCGCTGAGCACTTCCATCACCCGACCGTCGGGCGAAATGTGATCGTCGATGGGAATCGTTTTACCGGTGAAACAGCGGTTTGTTGCCTCGAAGACCGCATTCAGGCGGTTGGAATTCGTCTCGTCGGGGCAGAAGAGGCGGAAATCCTGATCCTCTTCATTCTTCAGAAAAACATCGCGCAGATAGCGGCCCAACACCCGCGTGGCTTCGGCGATGACCGTGCCGGGTGTGGGGACATCTACCCCGTAGCTCGTGAAATCCGGCAGATTCAAATCGATCAGCAGACGGCCGCCGTTGGCGTGGGGATTGGCGCTCATGCGTTGATTGCCCTTGGGCGGCAGATCGGCCAACTCAGGAATGAGGCGGCCTTCGTCGTCAAACAACTCCGACGGGCGATACGAACGAAGCCACGTTTCCAGCAATTCTAGATGTTCGGGATTGGTGGCGGGATCGGGGATGGGAACCTGGTGGGCGCGGAAAGTCCCTTCCAGGGGCACACCATCCAATTCCTTCGGGCATGTCCATCCCTTGGGCGTCCGCATAATGATCAAGGGCCACTTTGGTTGGCCAGAAAATCCATGCGTGCGCGCTTCCTCTTGTATGCCGCATATGTCCGCGTGACACTGATCCAGCGCGACGGCCATTGCCGGATGAACCTTCAGCGGATCGTCGCCGGCCACGAAGTAGACTTTGTAGCCGTACCCGACAAACATCGATTCCAATTCGTCATCTTCCATGCGTCCCATCACCGTCGGACCGGAGATTTTGTAGCCGTTGAGGTGCAGGATGGGGAGCACCGCGCCGTCTCGTACCGGATTCAGGAAGGTGATGGACTTCCAACTGCCGGCCAGTGGTCCGGTTTCCGCTTCACCGTCGCCTACCACGCAGGCCGCGATAAGGTCCGGATTGTCGAAGACCGCGCCAAAAGCGTGGGTCAGGGAGTAGCCCAATTCGCCGCCCTCGTGGATGGAGCCCGGCGTTTCCGGGCTTACGTGGCTGGGAACGCCTCCCGGCGTAGAAAATTGACGGAACAGGCGCAGCATGCCCGGCTCGTCCTGCGTGACCTTCGGGTAAACTTCGGTGTACGTTCCCTCCATGTAAGTATGCGCCAGGATGGCCGGGGCGCCGTGGCCCGGACCGATAATGTAAATGACGTTGGCAGAGGTGTCCCGGATGAGCCGGTTGAGATGCACGTAAATCAAGCTGAGTCCGGGGCTGGTTCCCCAGTGGCCGAGTAATCGTGGTTTGATATGATCTGCACTGAGCGGTTCACGCAGCAGTGGGTTGTCCCGCAGGTAAATTTGGCCGAGCGCCAGGTAGTTGGCGGCACGCCAGTATGCATCTATTTTACTCAGACGATCTTGGGTTAAATCGGACACGTTGCCCTCCTGAAGCGTCATTCGAAAATTAGTTCGCGCACTGAAGGCTAGAGATTAGAGACAGGTCGGATCTCCGGTCCTCAGCCGCTGCGCATGTTAATCGGGTGGTACGCCTGCGCCCAAGCCGCTTTCGCGTTGGACGAGCAGATTAAAGGTGTGCCGGGCAATCATCAGGTCCTCATCTGTTTTCATGATCCGAACGGTCACCGGACTGTCTGCCGGTGATATGACCGGCTCGTTTGACTGATTGCGAAGCGGGTCTAGCTGGATACCCATAAACGCCATATCGTGACAGATGCGCTGGCGAACGGCCGCCGCGTTCTCGCCAATGCCACCGGTAAAGATGAGCGTATCCAGGCCGCCCAGGGCGGCGGACAACGCGGCCAGAAATTTTTTCGCCTGGTAGCAGAACAGGGAAACCGCATCGGCAGCGCGTGGCTCTTGTCCTTCTTGACCCAGCAGTTCTTTCATGTCGGCGCTGATTCCCGATACACCTAAAAGGCCCGACTGCCGGTTTAAAAGGAGGTCAAGCGCGTCGACGGACTGCTCGCGGAGGCGCATCAAATAAAGCAGGACGCCGGGATCCAGATCTCCGCAGCGCGTCCCCATGATCAAGCCGCCAAGCGGCGTCAGTCCCATGGTGGTGTCCACACTTTGACCGTTAAGTACGGCCGTCATGCTGGCCCCTCCGCCCAAATGAGCGATGACCAGGCGTCCTTTGGACGCCTGACTGCCGGCTTCCTTTTCCAACTCCTGCAAGATGTATTCGCAGGACAGGCCGTGAAAACCATAACGCCGCACACCTTCTCGTTCGTAGGTGTGCGGCAGGGCAAACAGGTATGCCTTTCGGGGCAAAGAGCGATGGGCTTGGTGATCGGGCAGTGGTAACCGCCGGCTGAATAAGCGCTCTCCGTTGGAATTGTGAATCTGGAAACGGCCGTCGCCTTCCCCGATCTTCTCCAGGCTGCCGGAGAAGAGGCGCATTTCATCCTGCCCCATTTGGTACAGCGCCACCTTGATGCTGGTCGAGCCGCTGTTAATGGTTAATATGTGTGCAGCACTCTTTTGCCTCATTGTATAAGACCAATTTCGTGCGAAAAGCTGGTTCACGTCGGTTCAAATCGACCCGGCGCTGCGATTGCCGCCTGTGCCAAAAGGCTCGAGAGTCATGCGGCGTCCATCATAGGTGGGTGTATTTGCGCCGCGGAATCCTAGCCCTTCTTCTCACGATGACCGCCAAACTCATAGCGCATGGCCGACATAATTTTGTTGGCAAATTCATCCTGCCCGCGTGAGCTAAAGCGGGCATACAAGGCTGCGCTGATTACCGGAGCGGATACAGCTTCATCTATGGAGGCTAAAACCGTCCAGCGCCCTTCACCGGAGTCGGAAACCCGTCCTTTAAATTGGTTTAACTGGGGATCATCCAAAAGGGCGGCGGCCGTCAGGTCGAGCAGCCAGGAGCCAATAACGCTGCCTCGCCGCCACACTTCGGCCACATTTTTCAGGTCAAGGTCGTATTGGTAGTATTCCGGGTGGCGCAGCGGGGCTGTTTCGGCGTCGACATCGTGTGACTGCTGTCCGGCATTGGCTTTGTTGAGAATGTTCAGCCCTTCGGCAAGAGCGGCCATCATGCCGTATTCGATGCCGTTGTGAACCATTTTTACGAAATGGCCAGCTCCGTGCGGGCCGCAGTGGAAATAACCTTGTTCGGCCGGTGCAACGTCACTTTTCCTCCCCGGTGTGCGCACTGCCGCATCCACGCCGGGCGCCAAGGCCATGAAAATGGGATCGAGATGTTGAACGGCCGCCGCCTCCCCGCCGATCATCAGAGAATAGCCGCGCTCCAGACCCCAAACACCGCCGCTGACACCGACGTCAACGTAGTGGATACCGGTCGGTTCCAAATTTGCGGCTCGGCGAATGTCATCGTGATAATAGGAATTGCCTCCCTCAACCACAATGTCACCGGCCTTCAGCAGAGGTTTCAGGTCTTCCAACACCTTATCCACGACGGCGGCGGGCAGCATGAACCAGATGGCCCGCGGCGCTTCCAGTTTGTCCACCAACTCGCCCAATGATGCGGCACTGACCGCACCCTGCTTGACCAAATCGACCGCAGCCTGGGCGTTTTGGTCATAGACCACGCAGTCGTGCCCGGCGCGCATCAGGCGGATTGTCATGTTCGCCCCCATTCGTCCTAATCCAATCATTCCGATTTGCATGATGACAAGCTCCTTTTCGTTATCGATTTTGCCCGGTTTGCTGACTCCTGCGCCGGGGTTTGTGCTGCGGCAGGATCGCCCAGATCATAATGCTTTTATACTGCGAGGTTCTCGCCCGATTCGTGTATGATGAGACGGCGGCAGGTGTGTCCCGGCCGACAATTTCATCGAAGTGCTTCGCCGATGCTCGCAAGTTGCCACGAGCAGTTGCCTGCCAGGAAGATAAGTTATCCGCGACGAGTTTCGGGCGTAATTAAATCATACCAAAAGGACAGGACGCGCTGCTGAGAGTCTGTAGAGATTCGGTCGTGGGTGGTTGTGCATCGATCGATACTGCGAAACGGGGTCTTAGCTCGGAAGTCGCCTGCCGCCCCAGTCGAGCGCCGGGGACGGACACCGAAATGACGCTATTGAAGCTATCGACACTGCACTTTTACACCGTATCATCTTGTGGAGTGGCTGATTGATCGGCTGGCGATAAGCCGAAGAAACCTGAAATAATTGGATTACAAAAAATGTCTGATATGAGAAGATACGGAGACAAGCGCAATGGATATAGGTGAGGATATAGCGCAATTTTCGGATATCGTTTTTCCGCGAATTTATTCTTGCTTATTTCCTGTCACGGATGTACATTTTCGGCCAGCATGGGATTGATAAAGGAGAAATACTATGCACATCGGATTACAAATTCCGTCTTTCAAGTATCCTGGCGGTACGGCCGCTATCCGGCCCAAACTGAAAGAAATCGTCACAACGGCGGAAGAATCAGGTTGTTACAGCCTCTGGGTGATGGATCATTACTATCAAATCAAGGGATTGTTCGGAGAAGCCTACACCGATCCGATGCTGGAAAGCTATACCACGCTCGGATTTTTTGCTGGCCTAACCGAGAAAGCCTATCTCGGTGTGTTGGTAACGGGCGTTATCTACCGCCATCCCTCCGTTCTGATGAAGATGGTCAACACGCTCGACATACTCTCCGGCGGCCGTGCTTATCTCGGCATCGGCGCGGCATGGTACGAAGATGAAGCAAAAGGCTTCGGCATCCCCTACCCTTCTACCTCAGAGCGCTTCGAGCAACTGGAGGATACTTTAAGATTGGCAAAGGCGCTCTGGGATAGCGATCAGACATCCTTTGAGGGCAAGCATTTTTCTGCGCCGGCGATAACCAACAATCCCCGCCCGCTCTCAAAACCGCATCCGCGCATCATGGTGGGCGGCACGGGGCCGAAGAAGACGCTGCGAATGGTCGCGCAATATGCAGACGCCTGCAATATCGGGGATTGGGTGGGCACGGAAAACATGCAAAAAGCACTCGACATACTTAAAGAACATTGTGAAACTCTGGGACGTGATTACAACACAATCGAGAAGACATGCCTCTGCACGGTGCATCTTTCCGGGGACGATACTGCAGACAGCGTTGTAAGTCGTATCGAGGAACTCTCCGGGATGGGCTTCACGCACGCGATATTCAATATGCCGGATGTTTACGAAATCACACCGCTCGCAACCTTTGCAAGAGAGATTATCCCGGCGGCGGCAGATCTCTAAATAGTATAAATACTGAAGAAACGTGCAGGGTGGAAAAACCTCGTCCGGATGGATCGAGCATCAAGTTCCCCTCTATTATGTTGGGTTTTCAGCATCCTGCACCTATTCATATGGCGGATATCGTGAGACGGCCTCCGTGAAATCCGATCCGCTGGCCGAGCCGCAGACGACGACCTGTGCCTACCATGCCTTCATGCGGCTCGAGCGGGTGACCGCGCCCGGTGTCCGAAAGGTCGTGCAAGGGGAAATACTCCGTTCGCATCCATAACACAGCCAACGGCCATTTTAAGGCCTCGTTTAAGTTGTTTTTTGCAAGATTATGTAATGTTTACACAAAAGGCAACGATAGGCTGCTGAATTTCACAACCGGCAATAATATGCTTTATAAAACGATCAAATGGACTTGGCAACAGATCCTTGCCGTGCTCGTCTACCCGCCGATGTAAGTATTGAAGTCCATCTTGTGATTGTGATGCAATATCTCGGTAAATCGGCGCATTTCCCCCTCGGTTTCCTGCGCAGACCAGCCCAGCACCGCTGCGCATAACTGGGCGATCTCCCGCAGGCAGTCCGGCGTGATCCGGCCCAGTACGCCCAGCATCGTCCTGCGCAGGATCAGATCGTCCAAATGGAGCACGTCCTCCTCAGCCAATACATAGCGCAGTTCCCCCACGCTGACGTCGGGGAGAGTCGCCAGCCGTTGCCCGGCATCCTTCCCCTCTGCCTCGAGCAGCGCTTCCACTTTGGTGCCGTAGCGTTCAAACAGGCGTACCAACCATTCTTGCCCTACCG
This DNA window, taken from Anaerolineales bacterium, encodes the following:
- the gnd gene encoding decarboxylating 6-phosphogluconate dehydrogenase → MQIGMIGLGRMGANMTIRLMRAGHDCVVYDQNAQAAVDLVKQGAVSAASLGELVDKLEAPRAIWFMLPAAVVDKVLEDLKPLLKAGDIVVEGGNSYYHDDIRRAANLEPTGIHYVDVGVSGGVWGLERGYSLMIGGEAAAVQHLDPIFMALAPGVDAAVRTPGRKSDVAPAEQGYFHCGPHGAGHFVKMVHNGIEYGMMAALAEGLNILNKANAGQQSHDVDAETAPLRHPEYYQYDLDLKNVAEVWRRGSVIGSWLLDLTAAALLDDPQLNQFKGRVSDSGEGRWTVLASIDEAVSAPVISAALYARFSSRGQDEFANKIMSAMRYEFGGHREKKG
- a CDS encoding phosphoketolase family protein gives rise to the protein MSDLTQDRLSKIDAYWRAANYLALGQIYLRDNPLLREPLSADHIKPRLLGHWGTSPGLSLIYVHLNRLIRDTSANVIYIIGPGHGAPAILAHTYMEGTYTEVYPKVTQDEPGMLRLFRQFSTPGGVPSHVSPETPGSIHEGGELGYSLTHAFGAVFDNPDLIAACVVGDGEAETGPLAGSWKSITFLNPVRDGAVLPILHLNGYKISGPTVMGRMEDDELESMFVGYGYKVYFVAGDDPLKVHPAMAVALDQCHADICGIQEEARTHGFSGQPKWPLIIMRTPKGWTCPKELDGVPLEGTFRAHQVPIPDPATNPEHLELLETWLRSYRPSELFDDEGRLIPELADLPPKGNQRMSANPHANGGRLLIDLNLPDFTSYGVDVPTPGTVIAEATRVLGRYLRDVFLKNEEDQDFRLFCPDETNSNRLNAVFEATNRCFTGKTIPIDDHISPDGRVMEVLSEHLCQGWLEGYLLTGRHGLFPCYEAFTTIVDSMFNQHAKWLKTTRELDWRHPIASLNYLLTSHTWRQDHNGYSHQGPGFLDTVINKKGAVVRIYLPPDANSLLSVMDHCLRSRNYVNVIVAGKQPDLQWLDMETARHHCAQGAGIWAWAGNEEGQGPDVILACAGDVPTLETVAAAWLLRKHAPELKVRLVNIVDVMSLSPPAYHPHGMGPEAFLDLFTEDEPVIFAYHGYPRMIHDLVHGRPQPARFHVRGYMEEGTTTTPFDMVVRNQLSRFHLAIEALRRTTRLEDKANQVIAGFEEKLTQHKYYIRENLEDMPEIRNWKWQA
- a CDS encoding AAA family ATPase produces the protein EVKHRLAFLPDAPVFYPELTIWEHLHFISHAFCDTQDIENRAASILRTLGIFNARNLLPHALSRGMQLKAALSLILIRPFNVFFLDEPTSSLDPVGVKILEKILDVCRCGGASILMTTHDISLAERLSNEIWHMVEGRLQFNAESNMDSTSLTTKSSVEVGDIDYRYRPIKA
- a CDS encoding glucan 1,4-alpha-glucosidase, which gives rise to MTESNENKAPGRPGIPPRWTSSAKSGVGTSFNPPSRVWFTLSHGIFNEIYYPRLDYACVRDMGLIVTDGDAFFSEEKRHCSHEIAFLAPAVPAYKLTNTCLDGRYTITKEILADPKRNVVLQHTQFIPTVGDLADYHLHALLAPHLGNRGAENTAWVGDYKGVPMLFARRDDLALALAVDVPWLQRSAGFVGVSDGWQDLSKHKIMTWAYDLAENGNVALTGEIDLAAGNGWFDLALGFGLSVEEAGHRARAALLDGFSASRQMAVAEWQTWQDSLPAVGETAAGKDGLYRISTAVMRTHASKRFPGGFIASLSIPWGFAKGDDDLGGYHLVWPRDLVETAGGLLAAGALDDARRVLEYLQITQEADNHWPQNMWLDGSPYWSGLQMDETAFPILLVDLAFRQGALTSADRERYWPMVRRAAQFVLQNGPVSQQDRWEEDPGYSPFTLAVEIAGLLTAAEMAEAMGEDDAAVYMRQTADTWNANIERWTYVTGTDLAGKVGVDGYYVRIAPPETADAASPKDGFVPIKNQPPGQSLEPAKHIISPDALALVRFGLRSAKDPRIVDTIKVIDALLKTETPNGTAWHRYNDDGYGEHENGAPFDGTGIGRAWPLLTGERGHYELAAGNRRRARKMLAAMTAFANEGGLLPEQVWDAADIPEKELYFGCPAGSAMPLVWAHAEYVKLCRSIADGAVFDRPPQTVKRYAAGKTGSPYAIWRFNHKCRTIPLGQILRLELSDPAVIVWSDDHRQTTHEIHTGDTGLGMHVADLPTTEYKAGSEIWFSFQALADDLRRDEEFVVKIEG